One window of the Lynx canadensis isolate LIC74 chromosome D3, mLynCan4.pri.v2, whole genome shotgun sequence genome contains the following:
- the PMAIP1 gene encoding phorbol-12-myristate-13-acetate-induced protein 1: protein MPGKRTRKSAQPSPARAPAEPEVECAMQLRRFGDKLNFRQKLMNLISKLFRSGT, encoded by the exons ATGCCTGGGAAGAGGACGCGTAAGAGCGCGCAGCCGAGCCCCGCGCGGGCCCCGGCAG AGCCCGAAGTGGAATGTGCCATGCAGCTCCGGAGATTTGGAGACAAACTGAATTTCCGACAGAAGCTTATGAATCTGATATCCAAACTCTTCCGCTCGGGAACCTGA